A region from the Arachis ipaensis cultivar K30076 chromosome B01, Araip1.1, whole genome shotgun sequence genome encodes:
- the LOC107642437 gene encoding VIN3-like protein 2 isoform X2 — translation MCRKGLVLDPSKCSKLTMEEKRELVYELSKWSHGASEMLQSWSRQEILQILCAEMGKERKYTGLTKLKIIENLLKIVSEKKSAGHETATDSEPQQSSPANGQKPAKRQRKTENPSRLLVPASNVPVNNGGDVGSVTCCKNSACKAALNLADKFCKRCSCCICHQYDDNKDPSLWLICSSESPFPAVSCGLSCHLECALKHVASGIGKDSERPKLDGSFYCVSCGKINDLLGCMRKQLTVAKDTRRVDILCYRVSLCQRLLQGTEMYQKIYEIVDEAVKKLEPDVGPLTSSPAKIGRGIVNRLSSGPGVQKLCGSALESLDSLLSKRISPISPNLTNQVDQSTPIDAKMLAPSMVRFEDITATSLAIILGYENHGENISGFTLWHRKADDEDYAVDPTCTLLLPNRRFSVRDLIPATEYTFKVVSNDSRESGMCEVHISTEHGDDEAPNCSATERSQSPVTNCSSLSNPSSVEDETNNSNPYSDQTDNRSENYHNYCKDSDQVATGNLSNGTIICSNIGGAGLPTDADSLLDKQHSAGMAGPIPGSDVLKLENNHSPEEQVTEDMSVDDGLNSPVLTGRECVPLVASSEGGLPNTPCKLEILKDGPGRNGRSKSGGKDQENGSGKREGARDGSTSKKRSGERPDEGCTANGFSDHNFEYYVKVIRWLECEGHIEKNFRQKFLTWYSLRASPQEMRIVKIYIDTFLEDPASLAEQLVDTFTECISSKRTSVVPAGFCMKLWH, via the exons ATGTGCAGAAAAG GCCTGGTGCTTGATCCTTCTAAATGCAGTAAGTTGACAATGGAGGAAAAAAGAGAACTTGTATATGAATTGTCCAAGTGGTCTCATGGTGCATCTGAGATGCTACAGTCATGGAGCCGTCAAGAAATTTTGCAAATCTTGTGTGCGGAGATGGGGAAAGAAAGGAAGTATACTGGGTTGACAAAGTTGAAAATTATAGAGAACCTTCTAAAAATTGTTTCTGAAAAGAAATCTGCGGGGCATGAAACTGCCACAGACTCTGAACCACAGCAATCTTCTCCTGCAAATGGTCAGAAACCTGCCAAAAGGCAGAGAAAAACTGAGAATCCATCTCGATTGCTGGTGCCTGCAAGCAATGTTCCAGTTAATAATGGTGGTGATGTGGGTAGTGTCACATGCTGCAAAAACTCAGCTTGCAAAGCTGCGCTGAATCTAGCAGATAAATTTTGCAAACGGTGTTCGTGCTGCATTTGTCATCAATATGATGACAACAAGGATCCTAGCCTATGGTTAATATGCAGCTCTGAATCACCTTTTCCTGCCGTTTCTTGTGGCTTGTCATGCCACCTTGAGTGTGCTTTAAAGCACGTTGCTTCTGGAATTGGAAAAGATAGTGAACGTCCCAAGCTTGATGGAAGCTTCTATTGTGTCTCGTGTGGGAAAATAAATGATTTACTCGG GTGCATGAGAAAACAACTGACAGTGGCAAAGGATACCAGACGTGTGGACATACTTTGTTACCGTGTCTCCTTATGCCAAAGACTTCTTCAAGGGACTGAAATGTATCAAAAGATTTATGAAATTGTTGATGAAGCAGTGAAGAAACTTGAACCTGACGTGGGTCCATTGACCAGCTCACCAGCAAAGATTGGTAGGGGGATTGTGAATAGGCTTTCATCTGGACCAGGGGTTCAGAAACTCTGTGGATCTGCTCTGGAATCTCTTGATTCACTGCTTTCAAAAAGGATCTCGCCTATATCACCTAATCTAACTAATCAAGTTGATCAATCAACACCTATCG ATGCAAAAATGCTTGCTCCAAGCATGGTGAGGTTTGAAGACATCACTGCAACATCCCTTGCTATTATTTTGGGATATGAAAATCATGGAGAAAATATTTCTGGTTTCACCTTGTGGCATCGCAAAGCTGATGATGAGGACTACGCAGTGGACCCTACTTGCACTTTGCTTCTTCCAAATAGAAGGTTCAGTGTCAGAGATCTTATTCCTGCTACAGAATACACTTTCAAAGTTGTTTCTAATGACTCGAGGGAGTCGGGCATGTGTGAAGTTCATATCTCAACAGAGCACGGTGATGATGAAGCCCCTAATTGCTCGGCAACGGAAAGAAGCCAGAGCCCAGTAACCAACTGCAGCAGCCTTTCCAATCCATCTTCAGTGGAAGATGAAACTAATAACAGCAATCCATATAGTGACCAGACTGATAATCGGTCAGAAAATTATCATAATTATTGCAAGGATTCTGATCAAGTTGCTACTGGAAATTTATCAAATGGTACTATTATCTGTTCCAATATAGGTGGAGCAGGACTTCCCACAGATGCAGATTCCTTGTTGGACAAGCAGCATTCTGCAGGAATGGCTGGCCCCATTCCAGGTTCTGATGTACTAAAGCTTGAAAACAATCATTCACCAGAGGAACAAGTCACTGAGGACATGAGCGTTGATGACGGGTTGAATTCGCCGGTGTTAACTGGCAGAGAATGTGTGCCATTAGTAGCTAGCTCAGAAGGAGGCTTACCTAATACCCCATGCAAGTTGGAAATACTCAAGGATGGGCCAGGAAGAAATGGGAGATCTAAATCTGGTGGAAAAGATCAAGAAAATGGATCCGGGAAGAGGGAAGGGGCTCGGGACGGGAGCACGTCAAAGAAGAGAAGCGGGGAAAGGCCAGATGAGGGCTGCACAGCAAACGGGTTTTCAGATCACAATTTTGAGTATTACGTGAAGGTGATTAGATGGTTAGAGTGTGAAGGGCACATAGAGAAGAATTTCAGGCAGAAGTTTCTGACTTGGTATAGCTTAAGAGCAAGCCCACAAGAAATGAGGATTGTGAAAATATACATAGACACATTTCTTGAAGATCCAGCATCTCTTGCTGAGCAACTTGTGGACACTTTCACAGAATGCATATCCAGCAAGAGAACTTCAGTGGTGCCGGCAGGATTCTGCATGAAGCTTTGGCATTGA
- the LOC107642437 gene encoding VIN3-like protein 2 isoform X1, producing MAADSSIEGLVLDPSKCSKLTMEEKRELVYELSKWSHGASEMLQSWSRQEILQILCAEMGKERKYTGLTKLKIIENLLKIVSEKKSAGHETATDSEPQQSSPANGQKPAKRQRKTENPSRLLVPASNVPVNNGGDVGSVTCCKNSACKAALNLADKFCKRCSCCICHQYDDNKDPSLWLICSSESPFPAVSCGLSCHLECALKHVASGIGKDSERPKLDGSFYCVSCGKINDLLGCMRKQLTVAKDTRRVDILCYRVSLCQRLLQGTEMYQKIYEIVDEAVKKLEPDVGPLTSSPAKIGRGIVNRLSSGPGVQKLCGSALESLDSLLSKRISPISPNLTNQVDQSTPIDAKMLAPSMVRFEDITATSLAIILGYENHGENISGFTLWHRKADDEDYAVDPTCTLLLPNRRFSVRDLIPATEYTFKVVSNDSRESGMCEVHISTEHGDDEAPNCSATERSQSPVTNCSSLSNPSSVEDETNNSNPYSDQTDNRSENYHNYCKDSDQVATGNLSNGTIICSNIGGAGLPTDADSLLDKQHSAGMAGPIPGSDVLKLENNHSPEEQVTEDMSVDDGLNSPVLTGRECVPLVASSEGGLPNTPCKLEILKDGPGRNGRSKSGGKDQENGSGKREGARDGSTSKKRSGERPDEGCTANGFSDHNFEYYVKVIRWLECEGHIEKNFRQKFLTWYSLRASPQEMRIVKIYIDTFLEDPASLAEQLVDTFTECISSKRTSVVPAGFCMKLWH from the exons GCCTGGTGCTTGATCCTTCTAAATGCAGTAAGTTGACAATGGAGGAAAAAAGAGAACTTGTATATGAATTGTCCAAGTGGTCTCATGGTGCATCTGAGATGCTACAGTCATGGAGCCGTCAAGAAATTTTGCAAATCTTGTGTGCGGAGATGGGGAAAGAAAGGAAGTATACTGGGTTGACAAAGTTGAAAATTATAGAGAACCTTCTAAAAATTGTTTCTGAAAAGAAATCTGCGGGGCATGAAACTGCCACAGACTCTGAACCACAGCAATCTTCTCCTGCAAATGGTCAGAAACCTGCCAAAAGGCAGAGAAAAACTGAGAATCCATCTCGATTGCTGGTGCCTGCAAGCAATGTTCCAGTTAATAATGGTGGTGATGTGGGTAGTGTCACATGCTGCAAAAACTCAGCTTGCAAAGCTGCGCTGAATCTAGCAGATAAATTTTGCAAACGGTGTTCGTGCTGCATTTGTCATCAATATGATGACAACAAGGATCCTAGCCTATGGTTAATATGCAGCTCTGAATCACCTTTTCCTGCCGTTTCTTGTGGCTTGTCATGCCACCTTGAGTGTGCTTTAAAGCACGTTGCTTCTGGAATTGGAAAAGATAGTGAACGTCCCAAGCTTGATGGAAGCTTCTATTGTGTCTCGTGTGGGAAAATAAATGATTTACTCGG GTGCATGAGAAAACAACTGACAGTGGCAAAGGATACCAGACGTGTGGACATACTTTGTTACCGTGTCTCCTTATGCCAAAGACTTCTTCAAGGGACTGAAATGTATCAAAAGATTTATGAAATTGTTGATGAAGCAGTGAAGAAACTTGAACCTGACGTGGGTCCATTGACCAGCTCACCAGCAAAGATTGGTAGGGGGATTGTGAATAGGCTTTCATCTGGACCAGGGGTTCAGAAACTCTGTGGATCTGCTCTGGAATCTCTTGATTCACTGCTTTCAAAAAGGATCTCGCCTATATCACCTAATCTAACTAATCAAGTTGATCAATCAACACCTATCG ATGCAAAAATGCTTGCTCCAAGCATGGTGAGGTTTGAAGACATCACTGCAACATCCCTTGCTATTATTTTGGGATATGAAAATCATGGAGAAAATATTTCTGGTTTCACCTTGTGGCATCGCAAAGCTGATGATGAGGACTACGCAGTGGACCCTACTTGCACTTTGCTTCTTCCAAATAGAAGGTTCAGTGTCAGAGATCTTATTCCTGCTACAGAATACACTTTCAAAGTTGTTTCTAATGACTCGAGGGAGTCGGGCATGTGTGAAGTTCATATCTCAACAGAGCACGGTGATGATGAAGCCCCTAATTGCTCGGCAACGGAAAGAAGCCAGAGCCCAGTAACCAACTGCAGCAGCCTTTCCAATCCATCTTCAGTGGAAGATGAAACTAATAACAGCAATCCATATAGTGACCAGACTGATAATCGGTCAGAAAATTATCATAATTATTGCAAGGATTCTGATCAAGTTGCTACTGGAAATTTATCAAATGGTACTATTATCTGTTCCAATATAGGTGGAGCAGGACTTCCCACAGATGCAGATTCCTTGTTGGACAAGCAGCATTCTGCAGGAATGGCTGGCCCCATTCCAGGTTCTGATGTACTAAAGCTTGAAAACAATCATTCACCAGAGGAACAAGTCACTGAGGACATGAGCGTTGATGACGGGTTGAATTCGCCGGTGTTAACTGGCAGAGAATGTGTGCCATTAGTAGCTAGCTCAGAAGGAGGCTTACCTAATACCCCATGCAAGTTGGAAATACTCAAGGATGGGCCAGGAAGAAATGGGAGATCTAAATCTGGTGGAAAAGATCAAGAAAATGGATCCGGGAAGAGGGAAGGGGCTCGGGACGGGAGCACGTCAAAGAAGAGAAGCGGGGAAAGGCCAGATGAGGGCTGCACAGCAAACGGGTTTTCAGATCACAATTTTGAGTATTACGTGAAGGTGATTAGATGGTTAGAGTGTGAAGGGCACATAGAGAAGAATTTCAGGCAGAAGTTTCTGACTTGGTATAGCTTAAGAGCAAGCCCACAAGAAATGAGGATTGTGAAAATATACATAGACACATTTCTTGAAGATCCAGCATCTCTTGCTGAGCAACTTGTGGACACTTTCACAGAATGCATATCCAGCAAGAGAACTTCAGTGGTGCCGGCAGGATTCTGCATGAAGCTTTGGCATTGA
- the LOC107642447 gene encoding ribulose bisphosphate carboxylase small chain, chloroplastic — MQLSTFKCPQFTKYYHLSASPFIPLYYSFLHNFISASFKIRSTFSLRNMYAGSFAAPVSGAGYVGLKANSSNLYTTTTTNIEWCKKKNIVSNGSKTHCMKTWNPINNRKFETLSYLPPLSDESIGKEIDYMLKKGWTPCLEFDEVGYIRRENSRMPGYYDGRYWTLWKLPFFGCTDSSQVMNEIKECKEQYPNAYIRCLAFDDHRHMQAMAFLIHKPPST, encoded by the exons ATGCAACTCTCCACTTTCAAGTGCCCACAGTTTACTAAATACTATCATCTTTCAGCATCTCCCTTCATTccattatattattcttttcttCACAACTTCATCAGTGCCTCCTTCAAGATCAGATCAACCTTCAGTTTGAGAAACATGTATGCTGGAAGTTTTGCAGCTCCGGTTTCTGGGGCTGGCTATGTTGGTTTAAAGGCCAATTCTTCAAATCTttatactactactactactaacaTTGAATGGTGCAAGAAAAAGAACATAGTCTCCAATGGCTCCAAAACTCACTGCATGAAG ACATGGAATCCAATCAATAATAGGAAGTTTGAGACACTGTCATACCTGCCTCCACTTTCAGATGAGTCCATTGGAAAGGAGATTGACTACATGCTGAAGAAAGGATGGACTCCTTGCCTTGAATTTGATGAG GTAGGGTATATTAGAAGAGAGAACAGCAGAATGCCAGGGTACTATGATGGAAGATATTGGACACTGTGGAAGCTACCATTTTTTGGTTGCACTGATTCATCACAAGTAATGAATGAGATCAAAGAGTGCAAAGAGCAATACCCAAATGCTTATATAAGATGTTTGGCTTTTGATGATCATCGCCACATGCAAGCCATGGCTTTTCTCATCCACAAACCTCCTTCCACTTAA